A genomic region of Metopolophium dirhodum isolate CAU chromosome 1, ASM1992520v1, whole genome shotgun sequence contains the following coding sequences:
- the LOC132937430 gene encoding KRAB-A domain-containing protein 2-like isoform X3 codes for MNELDLMKEKFYISVKNRLLKPNSAVLTKEKYASLMIDVRKMKIKKESSRDYWLEKHYDIVKINGIEKLILPVSNQNENVKLYVMIEEIFDYLHEIHISIGHGGRDRMLYEINKRYKNITQSDVKQYLDLCIPCQQKKKSQKKGIVVKPMVFEDFNSRCQIDLIDFQSQSDAGYKFVLVYQDHLTKFCILRPLKCKRAEQIAYVLLDIFCLFGAPSVLQSDNGREFCNEIVNSLKEMWPELTIVHGKPRHSQSQGSVERANQDIENMLTTWMQSNNTNKWSEGLRFVQFMKNKALHSGIKRSPYEAMFGSVPKTGLSSSLLPKVILRKMESEEEAVSQQTINSGLETETRLDNMDDVTDVDRPTVGTEKDIVHLNIATDDVTDVDRPTVGTEKDIVHLNIATERKKAKENLEKQAKRMKDLSNTKFAVANIGSTVRIKIPDVDRGKGDPRSIIAVVLKLTDDGFYQLGCNDGVLKQLYSRSQFTVCSENLLAVEAVPNESITLRSAATAQSLGTGQGFFKCTCTKKCDTKRCVCRKKEVLCNSKCHNSLTCTNK; via the exons ATGAATGAATTAGATTTAATGAAAGAAAAGTTTTATATTAGTGTTAAAAATCgtttattaaaaccaaatagtgcagttttaacaaaagaaaaatatgcaaGTTTGATGATAGACgtgagaaaaatgaaaataaaaaaggaaTCTTCTCGTGACTATTGGTTAGAAAAACATtacgatattgtaaaaataaacggcattgaaaaattaatactaccCGTAAGtaatcaaaatgaaaatgttaaattatatgttatgattgaagaaatatttgattatttacatGAAATTCATATTTCTATTGGACACGGGGGCAGAGATCGCatgttatatgaaataaataaacgttataaaaatattactcaatCTGATGTTAAGCAATACTTAGATTTGTGTATACCTtgccagcaaaaaaaaaaaagtcaaaaaaaagGTATTGTTGTAAAACCAATGGTGTTTGAAGATTTTAACAGCCGTTGccaaattgatttaattgattttcaatCTCAGTCTGACGCAGggtataaatttgttttggtttATCAGGACCATCTgaccaaattttgtattttaagacCTTTGAAATGTAAAAGAGCTGAACAGATTGCATACGTTCttttggatattttttgtttatttggtgCTCCCTCAGTACTGCAATCGGATAACGGCCGAGAATTTTGTAATGAAATTGTAAATTCTTTAAAAGAGATGTGGCCCGAATTGACTATTGTCCATGGCAAACCACGACATAGCCAATCTCAGGGCAGCGTAGAGAGAGCAAACCAGGATATTGAAAATATGCTGACTACGTGGATGCAAAGCAATAATACCAACAAATGGAGTGAAGGCCTTCGGTTTGTACAATTTATGAAGAATAAAGCTTTACATTCCGGAATTAAACGTAGTCCATACGAAGCAATGTTTGGTAGTGTACCAAAAACTGGACTATCTTCAAGTCTTCTACCTAAAGTTATCTTGCGTAAAATGGAATCTGAAGAAGAAGCTGTAAGTCAACAAACTATTAACTCAGGGCTAGAGACAGAAACCCGATTGGATAATATG gatGACGTTACTGACGTAGATCGACCAACAGTTGGCACAGAAAAAGATAtagttcatttaaatattgctaCG gatgACGTTACTGACGTAGATCGACCAACAGTTGGCACAGAAAAAGATAtagttcatttaaatattgctacg gaGAGGAAAAAAGCTAaagaaaatttggaaaaacaGGCAAAAAGAATGAAAGATTTATCAAATACTAAATTTGCGGTTGCTAATATTGGTTCTACAGTGCGTATCAAAATTCCCGATGTTGATAGAGGAAAGGGTGATCCTCGTTCAATTATTgcagttgttttaaaattaactgacgATGGGTTTTATCAACTGGGATGCAATGAtg gAGTGTTAAAACAACTATACTCTCGATCCCAGTTCACAGTATGTTCAGAAAATTTGTTAGCTGTAGAAGCTGTTCCAAATGAAAGTATTACATTAAGATCTGCGGCAACTGCGCAGTCACTGGGAACTGGTCAGGGTTTTTTTAAATGCACTTGTACCAAAAAATGTGACACAAAGCGATGTGTTTGTAGAAAAAAAGAGGTGTTGTGCAACTCTAAATGCCATAATAGCCTTacatgtacaaataaataa
- the LOC132937430 gene encoding KRAB-A domain-containing protein 2-like isoform X2 has product MNELDLMKEKFYISVKNRLLKPNSAVLTKEKYASLMIDVRKMKIKKESSRDYWLEKHYDIVKINGIEKLILPVSNQNENVKLYVMIEEIFDYLHEIHISIGHGGRDRMLYEINKRYKNITQSDVKQYLDLCIPCQQKKKSQKKGIVVKPMVFEDFNSRCQIDLIDFQSQSDAGYKFVLVYQDHLTKFCILRPLKCKRAEQIAYVLLDIFCLFGAPSVLQSDNGREFCNEIVNSLKEMWPELTIVHGKPRHSQSQGSVERANQDIENMLTTWMQSNNTNKWSEGLRFVQFMKNKALHSGIKRSPYEAMFGSVPKTGLSSSLLPKVILRKMESEEEADDVTDVDRPTVGTEKDIVHLNIATDDVTDVDRPTVGTEKDIVHLNIATERKKAKENLEKQAKRMKDLSNTKFAVANIGSTVRIKIPDVDRGKGDPRSIIAVVLKLTDDGFYQLGCNDGKKNLNNTSNFLFFILIFYLFVTYLKHYIITGVLKQLYSRSQFTVCSENLLAVEAVPNESITLRSAATAQSLGTGQGFFKCTCTKKCDTKRCVCRKKEVLCNSKCHNSLTCTNK; this is encoded by the exons ATGAATGAATTAGATTTAATGAAAGAAAAGTTTTATATTAGTGTTAAAAATCgtttattaaaaccaaatagtgcagttttaacaaaagaaaaatatgcaaGTTTGATGATAGACgtgagaaaaatgaaaataaaaaaggaaTCTTCTCGTGACTATTGGTTAGAAAAACATtacgatattgtaaaaataaacggcattgaaaaattaatactaccCGTAAGtaatcaaaatgaaaatgttaaattatatgttatgattgaagaaatatttgattatttacatGAAATTCATATTTCTATTGGACACGGGGGCAGAGATCGCatgttatatgaaataaataaacgttataaaaatattactcaatCTGATGTTAAGCAATACTTAGATTTGTGTATACCTtgccagcaaaaaaaaaaaagtcaaaaaaaagGTATTGTTGTAAAACCAATGGTGTTTGAAGATTTTAACAGCCGTTGccaaattgatttaattgattttcaatCTCAGTCTGACGCAGggtataaatttgttttggtttATCAGGACCATCTgaccaaattttgtattttaagacCTTTGAAATGTAAAAGAGCTGAACAGATTGCATACGTTCttttggatattttttgtttatttggtgCTCCCTCAGTACTGCAATCGGATAACGGCCGAGAATTTTGTAATGAAATTGTAAATTCTTTAAAAGAGATGTGGCCCGAATTGACTATTGTCCATGGCAAACCACGACATAGCCAATCTCAGGGCAGCGTAGAGAGAGCAAACCAGGATATTGAAAATATGCTGACTACGTGGATGCAAAGCAATAATACCAACAAATGGAGTGAAGGCCTTCGGTTTGTACAATTTATGAAGAATAAAGCTTTACATTCCGGAATTAAACGTAGTCCATACGAAGCAATGTTTGGTAGTGTACCAAAAACTGGACTATCTTCAAGTCTTCTACCTAAAGTTATCTTGCGTAAAATGGAATCTGAAGAAGAAGCT gatGACGTTACTGACGTAGATCGACCAACAGTTGGCACAGAAAAAGATAtagttcatttaaatattgctaCG gatgACGTTACTGACGTAGATCGACCAACAGTTGGCACAGAAAAAGATAtagttcatttaaatattgctacg gaGAGGAAAAAAGCTAaagaaaatttggaaaaacaGGCAAAAAGAATGAAAGATTTATCAAATACTAAATTTGCGGTTGCTAATATTGGTTCTACAGTGCGTATCAAAATTCCCGATGTTGATAGAGGAAAGGGTGATCCTCGTTCAATTATTgcagttgttttaaaattaactgacgATGGGTTTTATCAACTGGGATGCAATGAtggtaagaaaaatttaaataatacaagtaattttttattttttattttaattttttatttatttgttacctaccttaaacattatataattacaggAGTGTTAAAACAACTATACTCTCGATCCCAGTTCACAGTATGTTCAGAAAATTTGTTAGCTGTAGAAGCTGTTCCAAATGAAAGTATTACATTAAGATCTGCGGCAACTGCGCAGTCACTGGGAACTGGTCAGGGTTTTTTTAAATGCACTTGTACCAAAAAATGTGACACAAAGCGATGTGTTTGTAGAAAAAAAGAGGTGTTGTGCAACTCTAAATGCCATAATAGCCTTacatgtacaaataaataa
- the LOC132937430 gene encoding KRAB-A domain-containing protein 2-like isoform X1, with amino-acid sequence MNELDLMKEKFYISVKNRLLKPNSAVLTKEKYASLMIDVRKMKIKKESSRDYWLEKHYDIVKINGIEKLILPVSNQNENVKLYVMIEEIFDYLHEIHISIGHGGRDRMLYEINKRYKNITQSDVKQYLDLCIPCQQKKKSQKKGIVVKPMVFEDFNSRCQIDLIDFQSQSDAGYKFVLVYQDHLTKFCILRPLKCKRAEQIAYVLLDIFCLFGAPSVLQSDNGREFCNEIVNSLKEMWPELTIVHGKPRHSQSQGSVERANQDIENMLTTWMQSNNTNKWSEGLRFVQFMKNKALHSGIKRSPYEAMFGSVPKTGLSSSLLPKVILRKMESEEEAVSQQTINSGLETETRLDNMDDVTDVDRPTVGTEKDIVHLNIATDDVTDVDRPTVGTEKDIVHLNIATERKKAKENLEKQAKRMKDLSNTKFAVANIGSTVRIKIPDVDRGKGDPRSIIAVVLKLTDDGFYQLGCNDGKKNLNNTSNFLFFILIFYLFVTYLKHYIITGVLKQLYSRSQFTVCSENLLAVEAVPNESITLRSAATAQSLGTGQGFFKCTCTKKCDTKRCVCRKKEVLCNSKCHNSLTCTNK; translated from the exons ATGAATGAATTAGATTTAATGAAAGAAAAGTTTTATATTAGTGTTAAAAATCgtttattaaaaccaaatagtgcagttttaacaaaagaaaaatatgcaaGTTTGATGATAGACgtgagaaaaatgaaaataaaaaaggaaTCTTCTCGTGACTATTGGTTAGAAAAACATtacgatattgtaaaaataaacggcattgaaaaattaatactaccCGTAAGtaatcaaaatgaaaatgttaaattatatgttatgattgaagaaatatttgattatttacatGAAATTCATATTTCTATTGGACACGGGGGCAGAGATCGCatgttatatgaaataaataaacgttataaaaatattactcaatCTGATGTTAAGCAATACTTAGATTTGTGTATACCTtgccagcaaaaaaaaaaaagtcaaaaaaaagGTATTGTTGTAAAACCAATGGTGTTTGAAGATTTTAACAGCCGTTGccaaattgatttaattgattttcaatCTCAGTCTGACGCAGggtataaatttgttttggtttATCAGGACCATCTgaccaaattttgtattttaagacCTTTGAAATGTAAAAGAGCTGAACAGATTGCATACGTTCttttggatattttttgtttatttggtgCTCCCTCAGTACTGCAATCGGATAACGGCCGAGAATTTTGTAATGAAATTGTAAATTCTTTAAAAGAGATGTGGCCCGAATTGACTATTGTCCATGGCAAACCACGACATAGCCAATCTCAGGGCAGCGTAGAGAGAGCAAACCAGGATATTGAAAATATGCTGACTACGTGGATGCAAAGCAATAATACCAACAAATGGAGTGAAGGCCTTCGGTTTGTACAATTTATGAAGAATAAAGCTTTACATTCCGGAATTAAACGTAGTCCATACGAAGCAATGTTTGGTAGTGTACCAAAAACTGGACTATCTTCAAGTCTTCTACCTAAAGTTATCTTGCGTAAAATGGAATCTGAAGAAGAAGCTGTAAGTCAACAAACTATTAACTCAGGGCTAGAGACAGAAACCCGATTGGATAATATG gatGACGTTACTGACGTAGATCGACCAACAGTTGGCACAGAAAAAGATAtagttcatttaaatattgctaCG gatgACGTTACTGACGTAGATCGACCAACAGTTGGCACAGAAAAAGATAtagttcatttaaatattgctacg gaGAGGAAAAAAGCTAaagaaaatttggaaaaacaGGCAAAAAGAATGAAAGATTTATCAAATACTAAATTTGCGGTTGCTAATATTGGTTCTACAGTGCGTATCAAAATTCCCGATGTTGATAGAGGAAAGGGTGATCCTCGTTCAATTATTgcagttgttttaaaattaactgacgATGGGTTTTATCAACTGGGATGCAATGAtggtaagaaaaatttaaataatacaagtaattttttattttttattttaattttttatttatttgttacctaccttaaacattatataattacaggAGTGTTAAAACAACTATACTCTCGATCCCAGTTCACAGTATGTTCAGAAAATTTGTTAGCTGTAGAAGCTGTTCCAAATGAAAGTATTACATTAAGATCTGCGGCAACTGCGCAGTCACTGGGAACTGGTCAGGGTTTTTTTAAATGCACTTGTACCAAAAAATGTGACACAAAGCGATGTGTTTGTAGAAAAAAAGAGGTGTTGTGCAACTCTAAATGCCATAATAGCCTTacatgtacaaataaataa